One stretch of Girardinichthys multiradiatus isolate DD_20200921_A chromosome 2, DD_fGirMul_XY1, whole genome shotgun sequence DNA includes these proteins:
- the gpr37a gene encoding prosaposin receptor GPR37, protein MLPQRVLCLLLCGEIGAIQLLRNKRSRLGPHYESTTADRNAHSQEWRPVSWWDNGGAIAKVPSLGRVNPESSERLGAQSLRSVRKSSAKNGDLRTEKSKRKGECNVGEVLKQTVNGPKCVVRTDENDPRHMQDRRRRSGLLLDSPKVLSVAMAQEQGALFPLMFNSSSYDEEEHFPSDIPDTTPFSPVNPRTRRKQMKNPFYPVSYGAYAVLMVAAIIFSVGIIGNMALMCIVCHNYYMRSISNSLLANLALWDFIVVFFCLPLVVFHELTENWLLGEFSCRIVPYLEVASLGVTTFTLCALCIDRFRAATNVKMYYEMIENWASTTAKLAVIWVGALLLALPELLIRQLVTEDSDLPDVTPCERCVVRISTELPDTLYILGLTYDGARLWWYFGCYFCLPTLFTIFSSLITARKIRRAERACVRGSKKQIQLESQMNCAVVALAIIYGFCIIPENICNIVTVYMAAGIPRRTLDILHLVSQLLLFCKSAVTPALLFCLCQPFTRAFLDCCCCCCEECGSPRNSDVENECATTDLELSPFNTINRQPSTSAAYSAVGTHC, encoded by the exons ATGCTGCCTCAGCGGGTCCTCTGCTTGTTGCTGTGCGGCGAGATCGGCGCGATTCAGCTTCTCCGGAACAAAAGGTCGAGACTCGGTCCTCATTATGAATCCACCACCGCCGACAGGAATGCGCACAGCCAGGAATGGCGGCCAGTCAGCTGGTGGGACAATGGAGGAGCCATTGCCAAGGTCCCATCGCTGGGTAGAGTAAATCCAGAATCATCTGAGCGGCTGGGAGCACAGTCCCTACGGTCTGTGCGTAAAAGCTCTGCAAAAAATGGGGATTTACGCACGGAGAAAAGTAAGAGAAAAGGCGAGTGTAATGTGGGAGAAGTGTTGAAACAAACCGTGAATGGACCTAAATGCGTAGTTAGAACCGATGAGAACGATCCGAGGCACATGCAGGACCGTAGGAGACGGAGTGGGCTCCTTCTGGACTCACCGAAGGTTCTGTCTGTCGCCATGGCGCAGGAGCAGGGTGCACTGTTCCCCTTAATGTTTAACAGCAGCAGCTATGATGAAGAGGAGCACTTCCCGTCGGACATCCCTGACACCACGCCGTTTAGCCCAGTGAACCCGCGGACCAGACGCAAGCAGATGAAGAACCCGTTTTATCCGGTGTCCTACGGAGCCTACGCGGTGCTAATGGTGGCTGCCATCATATTCAGCGTGGGGATTATCGGGAACATGGCGCTCATGTGTATCGTGTGTCACAACTACTACATGAGGAGCATCTCCAACTCCCTCCTGGCCAATCTGGCGCTCTGGGACTTCATCGTTGTCTTTTTCTGCCTACCGCTCGTAGTTTTCCACGAGCTCACCGAGAACTGGCTGCTGGGAGAGTTCTCCTGCAGGATTGTCCCCTACCTGGAG GTGGCATCTCTCGGGGTCACCACGTTCACGCTGTGCGCTCTGTGCATCGATCGTTTTCGCGCAGCCACCAATGTGAAGATGTACTATGAGATGATTGAGAACTGGGCATCTACCACGGCCAAGCTTGCAGTCATTTGGGTTGGTGCGTTGCTGCTGGCTTTACCTGAGCTGCTTATCCGACAGCTAGTGACTGAGGACAGTGATTTACCCGATGTGACACCCTGTGAACGCTGTGTGGTTCGGATCTCCACCGAGCTACCAGACACGCTATACATCCTGGGCCTTACCTATGACGGAGCACGCCTTTGGTGGTACTTCGGCTGCTACTTCTGTCTGCCAACACTGTTCACTATTTTCAGCTCACTGATTACTGCCAGAAAGATCCGTCGTGCTGAGCGAGCCTGTGTACGTGGGAGCAAGAAGCAAATCCAGCTGGAGAGCCAGATGAACTGTGCCGTGGTGGCCTTGGCCATCATTTATGGCTTTTGCATAATTCCTGAGAACATCTGCAACATTGTCACTGTGTACATGGCGGCTGGCATTCCTAGGAGGACCCTGGACATCCTGCATTTGGTCAGCCAGCTGCTGCTGTTCTGCAAGTCTGCAGTAACCCCCGCCCTGCTGTTCTGCCTGTGCCAGCCATTCACCAGAGCCTTTTTggactgttgctgctgctgctgcgagGAGTGTGGCTCACCCCGCAACAGCGATGTTGAAAATGAATGTGCCACCACTGACCTCGAGCTATCTccattcaacaccatcaacaggCAGCCCTCCACCTCAGCTGCATACTCTGCTGTAGGGACACACTGCTGA